gttcttttttagtcGCCTTGAATCCATTCTCTAACAAGGAACCACACGGTTTTGTAGTTTATCCACGTTACTTTTCTTACTCGGCTGTTTTTATAGTCTTTTCCTTATACAGTGTGATGGGGGAAAGGACAGTGTTATTAGTTATTGAGCCTGAGAATATAAGTCTTAAGTCTTTCCAGGGAGACTAAGGGAGACGATTAAATCTGAGGTCTTAGCCTTTTAACAAGGGCAGTCAGACTTTCTATCCTTGTCATAAGATTTTGTCTCACAAGcttccatctctctcttcttaaaaaataatgttaatcttttttttctaattataaaaggaatacattttttttttttttttttttttaaggacggcacagctcacagtggcccctgtggggatcaaaccagcaaccttggtgttattaccatgtttccctgaaaataagacctagccagacaatcagctctaatgtgtcttttggagcaaaaattaatataagacccagtcttatttcactataatatagtataatataatataatatctggtcctgttttactgtaatataagaccgagtcttatattaatttttgctccaaaagacgcattagagctgattatctggctaggtcttattttcggggaaacacagtagcaccacactttaaccaactgagctaaccggccacccccaaggAATACATTCTTAaggtagaaaatttggaaactatAGCAATgtcaaatgaaaagatatttatcaTTAATCCCACCATCTAGAGACAAGCAATGTTAATATGGTGGTTTCAttctttctgatctttttttctgataatatCTTTTTGCATAGTTATGGTTATACTGTACAGGTTTTAGTCCTTCTACGTATTTTCCCATGGGATCACAAACTCTCTATGAGCATTATTAGTAATGGTTGTTAAACGTTGTTTTCCTCTATTGTGAGATATTAAgattataacttttatttattgagtatctactatgtaccaggcacaatgatttttcagcattttaaataacTCTACCATCAATATGTCTGCATAAAGCTTTTTTTCTATTACATACGATTATTTCCTTAGTGGTAGAATGACCGGATCAGaggatataaacatttttaagactcTAGATAAGAAATGACCATATTGTTTTCCCAAAGGGCGTCCTGATTTCCATCCAGACCTTTTGTGCGTAATGAAAaggcccttctccctgccctgcctcagCATTCCCTCTTATCCTCTTTGAAGGGTCATTTGACTTGTTAGTCAGGGTGTGATGTGACCGTTACATGACTGTGCTTTCCTCACAGGTGGTGTGGGCGTCATGTGCCCGCTGACAGAACAAGGCAAGCAGCTGGCTATTCAGGTGTCCAACATCCTGGGCATGGACTTCTGTGGCATTGACCTCCTCATCATGGACGATGGCTCCTTTGTGGTGTGTGAGGCAAATGCCAACGTCGGTTTCCTCGCCTTCGACCAGGCATGCAACTTAGACGTGGGTGGGATCATTGCAGACTACGCCATGTCCTTGCTGCCAAGTAGGCAGACTGGGAAGATGGCTGTCCTCCCGGGACTGTCTAGTCCCAGGGAGAAGAAAGAGCCAGATGGCTGTGCTTCAGCTCAGGGAGTTACAGAGAGCATCTACACCATCAACAGTGGGTCTACCTCTAGTGAGAGTGAGCCTGAACTGGGAGAAATACGGGATTCCTCAGCAAGCACAGCGGGGCCCCCAGCCCCCAAGCTGCCCGAACCCAGCTACAACATTAACAACAGGATTGCTTCTGAATTAAAACTGAAGTGAATTCCTGCTTTTTTGGCAGCATTTAAACCAAATCCTATTGCTTCCCTCGTAGTTTTGAGTGAATAAAATCTGGACTAATGAGATTTCATTTGCACAGAAACTAGAAATCCCATCTGGGCACTCAGCATTCTTTCTAACGATGATTTAAGCAAATGGCCTAGCTTTGTGGTTTTTACAAAGACTGATCTAAAAACATTCACCAAGAACAGCATCCCGACTGAGCGACTGGAGACCAATGTCTGCTGCAAGCATTTGGATATCATGGCTGATTTTAAGGAGCTGACTCTGTGCTGCTGCTTCTGGCTTCTAGCAGTAGAGCCCATAAACTCAGAAAGGCTCCTAGAAATACTGTTCTCAAAACCACCACCGGATGGAGGCGTGTGCAGAAGAGGTGGAATGTGACTGCAGTTCTGTGCTCTtcattaagtgtgtgtgtgtgtgtgtgtgtgtgtgtgtgtgtgtgtgtgtgtgtgagagagagagagagagagagagagagagatgctgggAGAATACACAGTTCAAACACTATTGGAGGATCAATCTCTGCTCCCCATCAATCACCATCTTGACCCTATTTCTCTGACACTCAGGATATGGTGTTCTAGGGAGCTTCCTCACTAGCATTTTCAATGAAGCACTTTGTAGAAAGTGAAATTAACGTTCTTTGACTTCAGTGGTTGGCAAATGTCCTGCTCAGTAACTGGGGCTTTCTACAAATTGCTTTGCCATTCCGAATTTACAGACCTGCTTCAAACTCACGTCAGCCCCAGCAGCCTCTTGCACCTTTGCTGCCTTTGGCCTCAGCTGGAAATGCACTTCACTGAGCTAGTGGCCACACACTATTTCTTACGCATGTACTAGAATCGAACACCATGGACTTTCTTTTCAATGGACTCTTCACTTGTCATCCAGAAGCCAGTAGGTTTTTATCATGGAAAGCTACTAGAAGATAATCACCTTCCCCCCTCCTCTACTGCAACTTTGTGTACTGCTTAGCTGTGGGAGGTTTTCCTGTATGAGTTGGTGTTATGGGACCGTTAGGTAGGTAGAGCCATTGAAAACACACTCCAATCCCCTTTGACATTCTAGTCTTATCCAGGTTCCAGAGACCTGTCCTTACCCATTTTTCCAAACTGGGGAGTCTCAGGTATCAGGAATTACTCATTGCACATTTTCAGCGGAGTTAGATAATGTAGACATGACACcaagtgctttttattttaactcttcaAGCAGTAGATGATGAGCCTTCCGTTGGAAGAAGTAATGGAACGGGAGTCTTCCATTTCTGCTTATATGAAGTACGACAGAAAATGAGCGAGGCTACCTTTTTAACCAAATACACTAAAACATACGTCCTCAAGAGTTACCATAATCAGGGTTGTTTTCTTGGGAGACCCTACTCTTGAGCTGTGATGTTGCATGTGCCAAGAACACATAGAATTCCTCTTTGGAGTTATCTTTGAAGCCATGCGAGGAACGAGAGCTCAAAACCTCAGAGTCAGATCTCTTTTACATGACGCCTCCCTAGAGGTCCCATGCTCTATCACCCATTTTACGCATACTTATCAGATTTATCATCTAATGCTCCttggctgttaaaaaaaaatcatttctcaaaaaataaatctatCCTTAATGGACAAAGACTTAACAACATTGAGGAAGTTCACAAGTAGACAATTTCCAAGGAGGGTTCTAGAAATGTTCTGAGTAAGGTCAGCTTCACTAAACTAAACATACATCTTCCCAAGTGACTACTTTGAAGGCACCAACACCCATTTCAGTGTATAAATTCCTGTACTTATtctgctgtaagtgtaaaatgtgTATAAGGTCAAACAATTCCGTTTTTTCGTGACACATTTAAGGAGaaattggcttttaaaatattgtggctAAAATCATCTCACCAAGTAATAGTTGTACACTTGGAAAATGTTCAGTGCCATGTAATGGGGATGTCACACTAGACAGCTGTAGTTTAAGTGCAGTCCCACAGAGGGTGCATGCCCCTAAAATGTAACTCTAGTTATGTGTCTTATACAGGTGAAAATAATACTGCACCTTTATATAGGTTAAGACATGTACCTTATTTTTACCACTCAGGGTAGGTTTGTAAGAAAGATAGTTCTAGGTCTGTTCTCTCAGCAACTGGCCAGATGCTTTCTGTGTAAACATCAGAACCAAGTGATGACCTTCTGGAAGCTGCATTCACTCATTCTCACTGTTTAGTGTAAGCCTGTTCTTCCCACTGTATCTGGGAAGCATGCTAGTGGGCCCCATCCTGAGCAGGGCAGCTAGAGAATACTTCCAGATTTGTCAAAGGGGCCCATTTTCCAGCTGCTAGTGACATCTGTAGTCATTGGCATCGTCACTTGGAACCTACCCCTGTCTGGAGGCACAAAGCTGGATCACAGCAGACCTCCAGGATTTCCTATACTGGCTGTGGACCCTGTCAGTCTCAGTCAGGTGGCTGGGCCACACTTGTCACAGTTGCCCACAAGGTCTGTTGGCAGGAACATGGGTCAAAGAGGCAGGTCCTGGTTCTGGCTGTCCCCTGAAACAGCTGATTGAACTTACCCCATCAGGAGcactctgtgtctccatttctcCATTCTTCACATAGGGGAGATGCGTATTCTATTTACCTCTTGAGGGTGCTTTGAGGTTGAAATCAGTTCATCAGTGAGACTGCATTATGTGGGAGGTGGTGAAAGAACACCTCCCACACCTGGTTTTGTAAGTTTCTCATCACCCCTCCTCCGAGGGGATTAAGAAAGAAAGGGGCCATGAATTTTTAGCATTAGCACACTAAACAGTGGTAGGAGCCCTAAAAAAGGATGCAGCTTCTCAGAGGCTTTATGACCTGAAAGGAATAAGGCTCTCAGTGTATTCAAGCAGCCTTCTGGATGTATATAACCTGAAACTTGACTCTTGTATACCAACTAACAGTCTTCCTTATGTAACATAAATTACAGTGTCTGTATACCGTCTTTCCATTATCAAGTAGTAGCATCTTGAAACTGGTCAAAACTTGAATGCCAATAGCTCAGTCTTCAGAATATATATGATCCTGCACTTGGGAAAAATGTCTTCATGCTATCTGTCTGATTGCTGGTGGGTATGGGGTTGCCAGAATGTGGATTTGGGGCTTTAGGTCTTTAGGATCTGATAAACAATATAAGTGGGTGATAAGCTACTGGTGTCACAATTGCAGGCTCATTGCTCCCAACCAAGAGGGAATTCCATGACAGttgggatggggagaagggaaggagaaaagtctGGGATGGTTTTTTGACGTTTCAGTGAAAGCTGTAAGAAATTGGGATCATTTGGAATTGCCGTGTGAAGGAGGAACAGAGGGCTATTCTGTGGgttgtttaatgaaaaaaatcgTGACCGTGTCTTGATTAGAGGTAGGCGTCTattgaaactattctgtataaaGATAACGAGATGCATGGGTTCCCATCCACCTCTCTTGAAATGGGAGAGACATGCCTCATCCCTTCTTTAAGTTCTGCTGAGTGCTGGTCTTGAGAACACTGAATGTAAATCAGGGAGATGGAGCCCGGAGGCTCCAGGATCACCCAAGTAGTAGCTGCCCCTCCCGGAAGTTAATGGACCAGAACACCTTGTTCAGGCAAGCGTAGGGCCACAGCGCTCTGAGGTGGGTTTAAGGAGTCATTTCAGAGAGTGAATCCAAAGTCAGTAAAACAGCACGTCAGCTTAGTACTTTCCTTTGCACCTGGAGGTGAGGCTTCTGTTTGCTGTCAGTCTATGCAGATGCCTTGGGAGGAGCCCTGACAACGGCCGTCTTTGTCACCACACTATCCCTGAAGTTAGTCTGATAGAAAATCTGGTGCTGTTTTTGACTGCCTCTGAGACTGAAGGTGAGATGATGGCTTTAAAATGCTTCTACCTGGAAGCACATCCACCTCAGGAATATATTGTTAAAACTGTCTTACGCTTCCATTCCAAGTCTGTGCTTGGATTATGCAGCCCTCGCTTCTCAAACTCACGGCAGAGTACGAAAACATTCCTTCAAgcctttcagtttccttctccagCTGTGGTTCTTGTGCCAATACGGGGCACTATGCTGGGCCCAGAGCTGGCATCCCAACCCTGGTTGGCAGTCTCACTCTGCCATTTCCTGTTCACTGGGGCTCCTAGGCAGCATTAAGATAGTCACCTATCCAGCCTTATTTGAGGCCTTCTGTGGAATAGCAAAACTTTGGAGACTAGTGCagtctcccattttacagatgggggatCTGAATCCCAGAAGCCAAGGTCACTTAGCTAGTCAGCAGCAAGCTAGGACCCGGGCAGTCTGACTCCCCATCCAGTTTGGCACACTTCCGGAGGTGGCTCTCTTCTTGAGTAGAATAGACACCTGGACCCGCCCTCTGCCCCTTCCCCGTGAGAACCTCTGCTATGGATCAACAGCTATGAGGGATTTCACTCTGGGATGGTGTTTCGGTGAGAGCCCCAAAGCCAATATGGGATTTCCAAGCTGGCTCGTGGCCTCCTTTAGATCAGCCAAGGCCACTCAGCCCCACCTCACGCCATCAGTGGTGTGATGTGGAGGAGAAGGCCCCTGCCAAGTTGAATGAAGCCTTCCTTGGCCCCAATTTGGCTCATGTTCCTTCGCTGCGAAATATTTTGGGTTTGTAGAGACCTCTATGGGCCTCTGGGGAGGCCAAGGGCCTGAGGGTCCCAAACTTCTCCCATCAGGCACACCGGAGGGTGAGCCTGACTGAGACACATGTTCTCGTTGCAATCGGCCCCACAGTTAAAAGTTTCCAGTTCCACAGCGCATCCCCCTTGCATCCAGCCACTAGGCACAGTCTTCTCTGTTGGAGCCCATATGTCAGTTAGGGACCTCCTGCCCCTCGAGATCCAGACAAGTCTGATAACTAGGCCTTTGCATCTCTGATTTTTAAGGGACTTATATTTTGGCAGTCACTGCTGACTCCCGACTTCTGCTACCTCATTTTAAGCAACAGTGGTGTCTCATCCATACACTATGTCAGCTGAGACGTGAAGCTCAGTTCCCTCCCCTATTTCCACACACACCAAAATTCAAATGAATCAGTGAGTGTgtttgtgcacatgtgtgcgtgcacacgtgcCTGTGGGTTTCAATGATGTGGGAGGAAATGGAAGACATTGCAGCGATGAAAGCATGACACCCccattcataaaatgtttttctgacaCACTACAAAGGAATCTACTCACCTGCCACTCCACGTGGTACCTGTCTCCCTTCTTGGGACAAACCAAATCCATTTATGTTCTCATGTATAGCAATGTagccattctttttcttaatttggttCCTGCCAACAcccttatctttaaaatttcacCTTCTACCACTGGTAAAAGGCATTTTTGTGAACAAAGATGGACCCCTCCTACAGAGGAATTTGAGTGCCACCTCTTAAAGGGATACATTTTTCATTCCCGTTACACTAGCCAGGCATCACAGCAACTATATTCACCACTAGCTGTCAGGGTTGTTACACGTCACAGAAGGCAACATGGACTAATGTAAATGGTGCCATTTTGGGTTAGACAGCTCCGGTTCAAATCCTGACACGTTAACTTATAGCTTCTGTAACATAGGGAAAATCACTTAATCTTGCTAAAACTTCGTTTCATCACCTGTAAATGTGATAAACACAATCTTAAATGTGAAGCACTTAACCACATGCCTGGCTTTCAGCAGGTTCCTTTCCTCTTGCTTCCTGCACTGTTGGCTATCCAACAGCTCCTTCCTG
The Rhinolophus ferrumequinum isolate MPI-CBG mRhiFer1 chromosome 9, mRhiFer1_v1.p, whole genome shotgun sequence genome window above contains:
- the RIMKLA gene encoding N-acetylaspartylglutamate synthase A isoform X2 produces the protein MQSDSDITVLRHLEKLGCRLVNRPQSILNCINKFWTFQELAGHGVPMPDTFSYGGHEDFSKMIDEAEPLGYPVVVKSTRGHQGKAVFLARDKHHLSDICHLIRHDVPYLFQKYVKESHGKDIRVVVVGGQVIGSMLRCSTDGRMQSNCSLGGVGVMCPLTEQGKQLAIQVSNILGMDFCGIDLLIMDDGSFVVCEANANVGFLAFDQACNLDVGGIIADYAMSLLPSRQTGKMAVLPGLSSPREKKEPDGCASAQGVTESIYTINSGSTSSESEPELGEIRDSSASTAGPPAPKLPEPSYNINNRIASELKLK